A region from the Carassius carassius chromosome 33, fCarCar2.1, whole genome shotgun sequence genome encodes:
- the LOC132113636 gene encoding testis-expressed protein 11-like, whose protein sequence is MLEEVWGYYEEALSIIATTPDDFTELEIRAWNAGILLYSLAQYPEAERWFGLGMSFLKHLGSLQDSYQTQMAGLYSEVLDRPGKAKKNLITEERMMASSVADGNLRSNGTCLI, encoded by the exons ATGTTGGAGGAAGTGTGGGGCTACTATGAGGAAGCTCTGTCCATCATAGCAACCACA CCAGATGACTTTACAGAACTGGAGATCCGAGCGTGGAATGCAGGAATCCTGCTCTACAGTCTGGCCCAGTATCCCGAGGCTGAGAGGTGGTTCGGGCTGGGAATGAGCTTCCTGAAGCACCTGGGCTCCCTGCAGGACAGCTATCAGACTCAG ATGGCGGGTCTGTACAGTGAGGTGCTGGACAGGCCGGGTAAAGCAAAGAAGAATCTCATTACTGAAGAGCGAATGATGGCGTCTTCAGTCGCAGATGGAAATCTCAGGTCTAATGGCACGTGTTTAATATGA